In Eublepharis macularius isolate TG4126 chromosome 4, MPM_Emac_v1.0, whole genome shotgun sequence, the following are encoded in one genomic region:
- the SLC34A1 gene encoding sodium-dependent phosphate transport protein 2A isoform X3, whose amino-acid sequence MLPYGRESPLQCRRPAGGGRALHTPPYTYCPSPQVLQKLSDRRAHLFPTVNTVNYPGFDYLYPSAPGLLTESTEKYELDICSSKPWQNSHSGLDEMQNPAIGICARTKSILMSLLKVPLMFGFLYLFVCSLDVLSSAFQLAGGKVAGGIFKDNAILSNPVAGLVVGILVTVLVQSSSTSTSIIVSMVSSGLLEVHSAIPIIMGSNIGTSVTSTIVALMQAGDRNEFKSRAFAGATIHDCFNWLSVLVLLPLEMVSGYLHFITKVAVATLNFRTGQDAPELLKVITEPFTRLIIQLDKSVITGIAVGDDSLRNKSLIRVWCEAPAPQIYSTGTRGRLLNCSSLVPSSLENAGNLSSFKQQKCNHLFVDSSLPDLAVGLMLLAGSLIVLCTCLIMLVKMLNSVLKGQVARAIQKVINTDLPSPFSWVTGYFAMLVGAGMTFLVQSSSVFTSAITPLIGLGVISLERAYPLTLGSNIGTTTTAILAALTSPGDKLASAFQIALCHFFFNISGILLWYPLPCTRLPIQMARALGECTAKYRWFAVFYLIICFLLLPSLFFGLSMAGWQVLIGVGAPFLSLLSFVAFVNIMQSQSPGRLPRWLRTWEFLPYWLHSLQPMDEVITRATLCCTDSGNQDECSEVSPQIKAKAGLHNPAITFLEELSLTPNPSPQQNSLQMQSATRL is encoded by the exons ATGCTACCTTATGGAAGAGAAAGTCCACTTCAATGCCGTCGAcctgcaggaggaggaagagccttGCATACACCACCTTACACCTACTGCCCCAGCCCTCAAG TTCTCCAGAAGCTCTCTGACCGTCGAGCACATCTGTTCCCCACTGTCAATACTGTGAATTATCCAGGCTTTGACTACTTATACccaagtgctcctgggcttttgACTGAAAGCACAGAGAAATATGAATTGGACATCTGTTCTTCCAAACCATGGCAGAACTCCCATTCAGGCTTGGACGAGATGCAAAACCCAG CAATTGGTATATGTGCAAGAACCAAATCCATCCTCATGTCCCTTCTCAAGGTGCCCCTGATGTTTGGCTTTTTGTACCTGTTTGTGTGCTCCCTTGATGTGCTGAGCTCTGCTTTCCAGCTGGCAGGAG GTAAAGTTGCAGGGGGCATTTTCAAGGACAACGCCATCCTCTCCAACCCAGTGGCAGGGCTTGTGGTGGGAATCCTTGTCACTGTCCTGGTTCAGAGCTccagcacctccacctccatcattGTCAGCATGGTCTCTTCAGGAT TGCTGGAGGTACATTCTGCCATCCCCATCATCATGGGCTCCAACATTGGGACCTCAGTCACCAGCACCATTGTGGCACTCATGCAAGCTGGTGACCGAAATGAATTTAAGAG CAGGGCCTTTGCAGGAGCCACCATACATGATTGCTTCAACTGGCTGTCTGTGCTGGTTTTGTTGCCTCTTGAAATGGTTAGTGGCTATCTGCACTTCATCACCAAGGTTGCCGTGGCAACTCTCAACTTCCGCACTGGACAGGATGCCCCGGAGCTGTTAAAGGTCATCACAGAGCCCTTCACCCGTCTCATTATTCAG CTGGATAAGTCAGTAATTACAGGCATTGCTGTAGGTGATGACAGTTTGCGGAACAAGAGTCTGATCCGGGTGTGGTGTGAAGCACCAGCACCACAG ATTTATTCCACAGGAACTAGAGGAAGACTTTTGAACTGCAGCTCCCTTGTCCCAAGTAGTCTGGAAAATGCTGGGAACCTCAGCAGTTTCAAGCAACAGAAAT GCAATCACCTGTTTGTGGACTCCTCTCTGCCAGACTTAGCTGTGGGCCTCATGCTGCTGGCTGGCTCTCTGATTGTGCTGTGCACCTGCCTGATAATGCTGGTCAAAATGCTCAACTCTGTGCTCAAAGGCCAGGTGGCCAGAGCTATCCAGAAGGTCATCAATACAG ATCTGCCATCCCCTTTCAGCTGGGTCACCGGTTACTTCGCCATGCTTGTTGGTGCTGGAATGACCTTCCTTGTCCAGAGCAGCTCGGTCTTCACTTCAGCAATCACACCACTAATTG GCCTTGGGGTGATTAGCTTAGAGCGGGCTTACCCACTCACCCTGGGTTCCAACATTGGAACTACAACTACTGCTATCTTAGCTGCCTTGACGAGTCCTGGAGACAAATTGGCCAGTGCTTTCCAG attGCTCTGTGCCATTTCTTCTTCAACATTTCTGGAATCTTACTGTGGTACCCTTTGCCTTGCACTCGCCTGCCAATCCAGATGGCCAGAGCACTAGGAGAGTGCACAGCCAAATATCGCTGGTTTGCTGTCTTTTACCTGATCATCTGCTTCCTATTGTTGCCCTCACTGTTTTTTGGACTCTCTATGGCAGGGTGGCAGGTCCTGATAGGTGTGGGAGCTCCTTTCCTGAGCCTTCTCTCCTTTGTGGCCTTTGTCAACATCATGCAATCCCAAAGCCCTGGTCGATTGCCCAGGTGGCTTCGGACTTGGGAGTTCCTACCATACTGGCTACATTCCCTGCAACCCATGGATGAGGTCATCACCAGAGCCACGCTGTGCTGCACTGACTCAGGCAACCAAGATGAGTGCAGTGAGGTGTCTCCTCAGATCAAAGCCAAAGCAGGACTGCACAATCCGGCAATCACCTTCTTGGAGGAATTGTCTCTAACACCAAACCCCTCACCCCAGCAAAATtcattgcaaatgcaaagtgctacCCGATTGTGA
- the SLC34A1 gene encoding sodium-dependent phosphate transport protein 2A isoform X4 yields the protein MNWTSVLPNHGRTPIQAWTRCKTQVPLMFGFLYLFVCSLDVLSSAFQLAGGKVAGGIFKDNAILSNPVAGLVVGILVTVLVQSSSTSTSIIVSMVSSGLLEVHSAIPIIMGSNIGTSVTSTIVALMQAGDRNEFKSRAFAGATIHDCFNWLSVLVLLPLEMVSGYLHFITKVAVATLNFRTGQDAPELLKVITEPFTRLIIQLDKSVITGIAVGDDSLRNKSLIRVWCEAPAPQIYSTGTRGRLLNCSSLVPSSLENAGNLSSFKQQKCNHLFVDSSLPDLAVGLMLLAGSLIVLCTCLIMLVKMLNSVLKGQVARAIQKVINTDLPSPFSWVTGYFAMLVGAGMTFLVQSSSVFTSAITPLIGLGVISLERAYPLTLGSNIGTTTTAILAALTSPGDKLASAFQIALCHFFFNISGILLWYPLPCTRLPIQMARALGECTAKYRWFAVFYLIICFLLLPSLFFGLSMAGWQVLIGVGAPFLSLLSFVAFVNIMQSQSPGRLPRWLRTWEFLPYWLHSLQPMDEVITRATLCCTDSGNQDECSEVSPQIKAKAGLHNPAITFLEELSLTPNPSPQQNSLQMQSATRL from the exons ATGAATTGGACATCTGTTCTTCCAAACCATGGCAGAACTCCCATTCAGGCTTGGACGAGATGCAAAACCCAG GTGCCCCTGATGTTTGGCTTTTTGTACCTGTTTGTGTGCTCCCTTGATGTGCTGAGCTCTGCTTTCCAGCTGGCAGGAG GTAAAGTTGCAGGGGGCATTTTCAAGGACAACGCCATCCTCTCCAACCCAGTGGCAGGGCTTGTGGTGGGAATCCTTGTCACTGTCCTGGTTCAGAGCTccagcacctccacctccatcattGTCAGCATGGTCTCTTCAGGAT TGCTGGAGGTACATTCTGCCATCCCCATCATCATGGGCTCCAACATTGGGACCTCAGTCACCAGCACCATTGTGGCACTCATGCAAGCTGGTGACCGAAATGAATTTAAGAG CAGGGCCTTTGCAGGAGCCACCATACATGATTGCTTCAACTGGCTGTCTGTGCTGGTTTTGTTGCCTCTTGAAATGGTTAGTGGCTATCTGCACTTCATCACCAAGGTTGCCGTGGCAACTCTCAACTTCCGCACTGGACAGGATGCCCCGGAGCTGTTAAAGGTCATCACAGAGCCCTTCACCCGTCTCATTATTCAG CTGGATAAGTCAGTAATTACAGGCATTGCTGTAGGTGATGACAGTTTGCGGAACAAGAGTCTGATCCGGGTGTGGTGTGAAGCACCAGCACCACAG ATTTATTCCACAGGAACTAGAGGAAGACTTTTGAACTGCAGCTCCCTTGTCCCAAGTAGTCTGGAAAATGCTGGGAACCTCAGCAGTTTCAAGCAACAGAAAT GCAATCACCTGTTTGTGGACTCCTCTCTGCCAGACTTAGCTGTGGGCCTCATGCTGCTGGCTGGCTCTCTGATTGTGCTGTGCACCTGCCTGATAATGCTGGTCAAAATGCTCAACTCTGTGCTCAAAGGCCAGGTGGCCAGAGCTATCCAGAAGGTCATCAATACAG ATCTGCCATCCCCTTTCAGCTGGGTCACCGGTTACTTCGCCATGCTTGTTGGTGCTGGAATGACCTTCCTTGTCCAGAGCAGCTCGGTCTTCACTTCAGCAATCACACCACTAATTG GCCTTGGGGTGATTAGCTTAGAGCGGGCTTACCCACTCACCCTGGGTTCCAACATTGGAACTACAACTACTGCTATCTTAGCTGCCTTGACGAGTCCTGGAGACAAATTGGCCAGTGCTTTCCAG attGCTCTGTGCCATTTCTTCTTCAACATTTCTGGAATCTTACTGTGGTACCCTTTGCCTTGCACTCGCCTGCCAATCCAGATGGCCAGAGCACTAGGAGAGTGCACAGCCAAATATCGCTGGTTTGCTGTCTTTTACCTGATCATCTGCTTCCTATTGTTGCCCTCACTGTTTTTTGGACTCTCTATGGCAGGGTGGCAGGTCCTGATAGGTGTGGGAGCTCCTTTCCTGAGCCTTCTCTCCTTTGTGGCCTTTGTCAACATCATGCAATCCCAAAGCCCTGGTCGATTGCCCAGGTGGCTTCGGACTTGGGAGTTCCTACCATACTGGCTACATTCCCTGCAACCCATGGATGAGGTCATCACCAGAGCCACGCTGTGCTGCACTGACTCAGGCAACCAAGATGAGTGCAGTGAGGTGTCTCCTCAGATCAAAGCCAAAGCAGGACTGCACAATCCGGCAATCACCTTCTTGGAGGAATTGTCTCTAACACCAAACCCCTCACCCCAGCAAAATtcattgcaaatgcaaagtgctacCCGATTGTGA
- the SLC34A1 gene encoding sodium-dependent phosphate transport protein 2A isoform X1: MRVEQLELPLNQEISTGPMFMIYVCSDCQRIMLPYGRESPLQCRRPAGGGRALHTPPYTYCPSPQVLQKLSDRRAHLFPTVNTVNYPGFDYLYPSAPGLLTESTEKYELDICSSKPWQNSHSGLDEMQNPAIGICARTKSILMSLLKVPLMFGFLYLFVCSLDVLSSAFQLAGGKVAGGIFKDNAILSNPVAGLVVGILVTVLVQSSSTSTSIIVSMVSSGLLEVHSAIPIIMGSNIGTSVTSTIVALMQAGDRNEFKSRAFAGATIHDCFNWLSVLVLLPLEMVSGYLHFITKVAVATLNFRTGQDAPELLKVITEPFTRLIIQLDKSVITGIAVGDDSLRNKSLIRVWCEAPAPQIYSTGTRGRLLNCSSLVPSSLENAGNLSSFKQQKCNHLFVDSSLPDLAVGLMLLAGSLIVLCTCLIMLVKMLNSVLKGQVARAIQKVINTDLPSPFSWVTGYFAMLVGAGMTFLVQSSSVFTSAITPLIGLGVISLERAYPLTLGSNIGTTTTAILAALTSPGDKLASAFQIALCHFFFNISGILLWYPLPCTRLPIQMARALGECTAKYRWFAVFYLIICFLLLPSLFFGLSMAGWQVLIGVGAPFLSLLSFVAFVNIMQSQSPGRLPRWLRTWEFLPYWLHSLQPMDEVITRATLCCTDSGNQDECSEVSPQIKAKAGLHNPAITFLEELSLTPNPSPQQNSLQMQSATRL, from the exons ATGCGGGTGGAGCAGCTGGAACTGCCTCTCAACCAAGAGATTAGTACAGGTCCCATGTTTATGATCTATGTCTGTTCAGACTGTCAGAGAATCATGCTACCTTATGGAAGAGAAAGTCCACTTCAATGCCGTCGAcctgcaggaggaggaagagccttGCATACACCACCTTACACCTACTGCCCCAGCCCTCAAG TTCTCCAGAAGCTCTCTGACCGTCGAGCACATCTGTTCCCCACTGTCAATACTGTGAATTATCCAGGCTTTGACTACTTATACccaagtgctcctgggcttttgACTGAAAGCACAGAGAAATATGAATTGGACATCTGTTCTTCCAAACCATGGCAGAACTCCCATTCAGGCTTGGACGAGATGCAAAACCCAG CAATTGGTATATGTGCAAGAACCAAATCCATCCTCATGTCCCTTCTCAAGGTGCCCCTGATGTTTGGCTTTTTGTACCTGTTTGTGTGCTCCCTTGATGTGCTGAGCTCTGCTTTCCAGCTGGCAGGAG GTAAAGTTGCAGGGGGCATTTTCAAGGACAACGCCATCCTCTCCAACCCAGTGGCAGGGCTTGTGGTGGGAATCCTTGTCACTGTCCTGGTTCAGAGCTccagcacctccacctccatcattGTCAGCATGGTCTCTTCAGGAT TGCTGGAGGTACATTCTGCCATCCCCATCATCATGGGCTCCAACATTGGGACCTCAGTCACCAGCACCATTGTGGCACTCATGCAAGCTGGTGACCGAAATGAATTTAAGAG CAGGGCCTTTGCAGGAGCCACCATACATGATTGCTTCAACTGGCTGTCTGTGCTGGTTTTGTTGCCTCTTGAAATGGTTAGTGGCTATCTGCACTTCATCACCAAGGTTGCCGTGGCAACTCTCAACTTCCGCACTGGACAGGATGCCCCGGAGCTGTTAAAGGTCATCACAGAGCCCTTCACCCGTCTCATTATTCAG CTGGATAAGTCAGTAATTACAGGCATTGCTGTAGGTGATGACAGTTTGCGGAACAAGAGTCTGATCCGGGTGTGGTGTGAAGCACCAGCACCACAG ATTTATTCCACAGGAACTAGAGGAAGACTTTTGAACTGCAGCTCCCTTGTCCCAAGTAGTCTGGAAAATGCTGGGAACCTCAGCAGTTTCAAGCAACAGAAAT GCAATCACCTGTTTGTGGACTCCTCTCTGCCAGACTTAGCTGTGGGCCTCATGCTGCTGGCTGGCTCTCTGATTGTGCTGTGCACCTGCCTGATAATGCTGGTCAAAATGCTCAACTCTGTGCTCAAAGGCCAGGTGGCCAGAGCTATCCAGAAGGTCATCAATACAG ATCTGCCATCCCCTTTCAGCTGGGTCACCGGTTACTTCGCCATGCTTGTTGGTGCTGGAATGACCTTCCTTGTCCAGAGCAGCTCGGTCTTCACTTCAGCAATCACACCACTAATTG GCCTTGGGGTGATTAGCTTAGAGCGGGCTTACCCACTCACCCTGGGTTCCAACATTGGAACTACAACTACTGCTATCTTAGCTGCCTTGACGAGTCCTGGAGACAAATTGGCCAGTGCTTTCCAG attGCTCTGTGCCATTTCTTCTTCAACATTTCTGGAATCTTACTGTGGTACCCTTTGCCTTGCACTCGCCTGCCAATCCAGATGGCCAGAGCACTAGGAGAGTGCACAGCCAAATATCGCTGGTTTGCTGTCTTTTACCTGATCATCTGCTTCCTATTGTTGCCCTCACTGTTTTTTGGACTCTCTATGGCAGGGTGGCAGGTCCTGATAGGTGTGGGAGCTCCTTTCCTGAGCCTTCTCTCCTTTGTGGCCTTTGTCAACATCATGCAATCCCAAAGCCCTGGTCGATTGCCCAGGTGGCTTCGGACTTGGGAGTTCCTACCATACTGGCTACATTCCCTGCAACCCATGGATGAGGTCATCACCAGAGCCACGCTGTGCTGCACTGACTCAGGCAACCAAGATGAGTGCAGTGAGGTGTCTCCTCAGATCAAAGCCAAAGCAGGACTGCACAATCCGGCAATCACCTTCTTGGAGGAATTGTCTCTAACACCAAACCCCTCACCCCAGCAAAATtcattgcaaatgcaaagtgctacCCGATTGTGA
- the SLC34A1 gene encoding sodium-dependent phosphate transport protein 2A isoform X2 → MRVEQLELPLNQEISTGPMFMIYVCSDCQRIMLPYGRESPLQCRRPAGGGRALHTPPYTYCPSPQVLQKLSDRRAHLFPTVNTVNYPGFDYLYPSAPGLLTESTEKYELDICSSKPWQNSHSGLDEMQNPAIGICARTKSILMSLLKVPLMFGFLYLFVCSLDVLSSAFQLAGGKVAGGIFKDNAILSNPVAGLVVGILVTVLVQSSSTSTSIIVSMVSSGLLEVHSAIPIIMGSNIGTSVTSTIVALMQAGDRNEFKRAFAGATIHDCFNWLSVLVLLPLEMVSGYLHFITKVAVATLNFRTGQDAPELLKVITEPFTRLIIQLDKSVITGIAVGDDSLRNKSLIRVWCEAPAPQIYSTGTRGRLLNCSSLVPSSLENAGNLSSFKQQKCNHLFVDSSLPDLAVGLMLLAGSLIVLCTCLIMLVKMLNSVLKGQVARAIQKVINTDLPSPFSWVTGYFAMLVGAGMTFLVQSSSVFTSAITPLIGLGVISLERAYPLTLGSNIGTTTTAILAALTSPGDKLASAFQIALCHFFFNISGILLWYPLPCTRLPIQMARALGECTAKYRWFAVFYLIICFLLLPSLFFGLSMAGWQVLIGVGAPFLSLLSFVAFVNIMQSQSPGRLPRWLRTWEFLPYWLHSLQPMDEVITRATLCCTDSGNQDECSEVSPQIKAKAGLHNPAITFLEELSLTPNPSPQQNSLQMQSATRL, encoded by the exons ATGCGGGTGGAGCAGCTGGAACTGCCTCTCAACCAAGAGATTAGTACAGGTCCCATGTTTATGATCTATGTCTGTTCAGACTGTCAGAGAATCATGCTACCTTATGGAAGAGAAAGTCCACTTCAATGCCGTCGAcctgcaggaggaggaagagccttGCATACACCACCTTACACCTACTGCCCCAGCCCTCAAG TTCTCCAGAAGCTCTCTGACCGTCGAGCACATCTGTTCCCCACTGTCAATACTGTGAATTATCCAGGCTTTGACTACTTATACccaagtgctcctgggcttttgACTGAAAGCACAGAGAAATATGAATTGGACATCTGTTCTTCCAAACCATGGCAGAACTCCCATTCAGGCTTGGACGAGATGCAAAACCCAG CAATTGGTATATGTGCAAGAACCAAATCCATCCTCATGTCCCTTCTCAAGGTGCCCCTGATGTTTGGCTTTTTGTACCTGTTTGTGTGCTCCCTTGATGTGCTGAGCTCTGCTTTCCAGCTGGCAGGAG GTAAAGTTGCAGGGGGCATTTTCAAGGACAACGCCATCCTCTCCAACCCAGTGGCAGGGCTTGTGGTGGGAATCCTTGTCACTGTCCTGGTTCAGAGCTccagcacctccacctccatcattGTCAGCATGGTCTCTTCAGGAT TGCTGGAGGTACATTCTGCCATCCCCATCATCATGGGCTCCAACATTGGGACCTCAGTCACCAGCACCATTGTGGCACTCATGCAAGCTGGTGACCGAAATGAATTTAAGAG GGCCTTTGCAGGAGCCACCATACATGATTGCTTCAACTGGCTGTCTGTGCTGGTTTTGTTGCCTCTTGAAATGGTTAGTGGCTATCTGCACTTCATCACCAAGGTTGCCGTGGCAACTCTCAACTTCCGCACTGGACAGGATGCCCCGGAGCTGTTAAAGGTCATCACAGAGCCCTTCACCCGTCTCATTATTCAG CTGGATAAGTCAGTAATTACAGGCATTGCTGTAGGTGATGACAGTTTGCGGAACAAGAGTCTGATCCGGGTGTGGTGTGAAGCACCAGCACCACAG ATTTATTCCACAGGAACTAGAGGAAGACTTTTGAACTGCAGCTCCCTTGTCCCAAGTAGTCTGGAAAATGCTGGGAACCTCAGCAGTTTCAAGCAACAGAAAT GCAATCACCTGTTTGTGGACTCCTCTCTGCCAGACTTAGCTGTGGGCCTCATGCTGCTGGCTGGCTCTCTGATTGTGCTGTGCACCTGCCTGATAATGCTGGTCAAAATGCTCAACTCTGTGCTCAAAGGCCAGGTGGCCAGAGCTATCCAGAAGGTCATCAATACAG ATCTGCCATCCCCTTTCAGCTGGGTCACCGGTTACTTCGCCATGCTTGTTGGTGCTGGAATGACCTTCCTTGTCCAGAGCAGCTCGGTCTTCACTTCAGCAATCACACCACTAATTG GCCTTGGGGTGATTAGCTTAGAGCGGGCTTACCCACTCACCCTGGGTTCCAACATTGGAACTACAACTACTGCTATCTTAGCTGCCTTGACGAGTCCTGGAGACAAATTGGCCAGTGCTTTCCAG attGCTCTGTGCCATTTCTTCTTCAACATTTCTGGAATCTTACTGTGGTACCCTTTGCCTTGCACTCGCCTGCCAATCCAGATGGCCAGAGCACTAGGAGAGTGCACAGCCAAATATCGCTGGTTTGCTGTCTTTTACCTGATCATCTGCTTCCTATTGTTGCCCTCACTGTTTTTTGGACTCTCTATGGCAGGGTGGCAGGTCCTGATAGGTGTGGGAGCTCCTTTCCTGAGCCTTCTCTCCTTTGTGGCCTTTGTCAACATCATGCAATCCCAAAGCCCTGGTCGATTGCCCAGGTGGCTTCGGACTTGGGAGTTCCTACCATACTGGCTACATTCCCTGCAACCCATGGATGAGGTCATCACCAGAGCCACGCTGTGCTGCACTGACTCAGGCAACCAAGATGAGTGCAGTGAGGTGTCTCCTCAGATCAAAGCCAAAGCAGGACTGCACAATCCGGCAATCACCTTCTTGGAGGAATTGTCTCTAACACCAAACCCCTCACCCCAGCAAAATtcattgcaaatgcaaagtgctacCCGATTGTGA